The Macadamia integrifolia cultivar HAES 741 chromosome 3, SCU_Mint_v3, whole genome shotgun sequence genome segment gtaaaggtttggttcaaaccatattttaaaccaatcaatacgaaaaaagtgtaataagttacaagtgaaaaagaatggtaatttgggtatttaaaaagagtagagaaaaagagatgtaaaaataaaaaagcaggggagtatcagtaaaaaTGTAAAAGGTAGGGAAGTTTTAGTAACTATACGCCAattgtaggggagtgatagtaaatttcccTATAAATCCTTTGTATCGCATTGCAAGTGATTTTATAATCAATAGACCTTGGAATCCGAGTGGCACATCCTTCGGCAGGCTCGTAATAGAAAAATGTCTCTTAACAAGACCCCTCGGGACCTACTTTATCATGTTCTGTTGGATTCGAGATTCAATTATTTTTAAACTTCCGGTGGCAAGTCTCCCcctctactactgcttttatCTCTCCTATGTTCCTTTCGGATTTGTTCAAACTAATTCCCACACAATCATCGAAAAATATTGTTCTTTCATGGATGCTTTCAGGCTTCTACTAGAAAAAGTGGCTGAACACTGGTTTTATTATCTTTAACCATTCTATTGCGTGGGGTTGCATGAATTATGATCTTTACAAGAAGTACAAGAAAGGGTTGAAGGGAGCTTTGGAACAGGGATTGGACGAGCTTCATGCATCAATAGATATTGCCGCTTCTTGGTAAAAGGGTCACAGATCAcccttttgaaaaattttccatAAAATTTTCAGCATATGGGTGTCAACCTAACCTGAACcgataaatcaaatcaaaccaaaccaaaccaaaccaaaatcacaTTGCCAATTATGGTTGGGGGTATTACAACCCCGAACAACATCGCAGATCAAACCGAAATTGATTCAAAACCtggaccaaaaccaaaatcagcccaaaactcACAAAACTCAGTTTCTTTCTTTTGCACAATTTTGTATGGTAAATCGAACCCAAACCAACCCATTAACAAACTGAGAcaagaaaccaaaaaacaaatcaaaaccaaatcagagCCACTCCAGAACCAGAATTTCCTCATTGGTTTGGTTCCAATATTCACCATTCACACACTGAAACTGACTCCACCCAGATGACATCTGAACCAACCCGACCGAATGACTCCCCTAATTTTCAGCATTTAAAGGAATCATTATTTGACCTtccaaaattttaaatctttCACACGACAAGAGAATAGCTGAAGGTTAAAAAGGAGGTCACAAACTTATTGACACCTATGGGTGTAAAtaggaaaaacattttttaatatataattacTATGTAGAATTATAGGTCCATTTGATACCCGTTCATATCCTTGCTTGTTTTTTGTTTGCCATGACAAACTTattaattacaaaccttggagcAGCCAAATGTGAAGCTTGAGGTTCTATTGATAAAGCGTGATAGTTGAGATCTTCAGATCTGCTGCGGAACCAAAGGTGAAGGGAGAACGTTCCACACAAACCCCATCTTCAATATTATTCAAAAGGAGCAAAAGATGATGAAAAGGAATATTGATCCAAACAATAAAAAGTTGTAATAAATTTGATCCAAACAATTCACAAAACCAACAATAAAAGTGTGTATGTACAAAAGATCACAGGTCTTCAGATTTCTTTCTCAAAAGGAGGGCAGAGGGGCTAATAGTCCAATAATTCATAGCCTACATCTTGTTTACGACTCTTTCAACATTATATTGGATTACTTATGCATGGCCAAAATGGAATAAGGGTGAGCCCGCACTTTCTGCTGACTTTAGAAGACACTGGTCCAAACTGGCTAATCTTACAGGTCCCCACATGAGTAAACACAGACTACATATGAAACATAACAAATTACTGACCCGGGTTCCCCAGGAGTCGCTCCACTGCTGCATGAACATTCCCCGCAGTGGCACTCAATGCACGAATATTCTCTTGAGTGTCAAAGAAACCCATTTCTTGGAGCTGAGATAGCTGAGTAGCATAAAGTTGTTCTGGTGGCACTACAGAAGCAAAAGAATTTAGCCTGAAGGATCAATCCcatgaaatagaaatataagaAAAGAGAATTGAGAGAATAGATACCATTAGATGTGTTAGAAGCGCTTAAACTGCCTGCACCAAGCCCACCAAACATGTTCATTAACAAATCCAATCCCATGTTGTTTGGTGTTCCTGTAATTACGAGATCATTTAGACACCACCCAGGGACCACAAAGGAACACAAACAAAAAACTTGATAACTATCCCTAATAAATAAGTAGGGGAAGGCTTCTGTGAACCACCAGTGTTCCTATTCCCATGTTGTTTGGTGTTCCTGTAATTACGAGATTATTTAGACACCATCCAGGGACCACAAACGAACATAAACAGAAACTTGATAACTATCCCTACTAAATAAGTAGGGGAAGGCTTCCCTGAACCACCAGTATTCCTAACCACCACCCTCCCCCCCccgcctaaaaaaaaaaaacatgttgtTTGGTGTTCATGTAAGTGTGAGATATTTAGATACCACCCAGGGACCACAAAGGAACACAGACAAAAAACTTGATAATTATCCCTAATAAATAAGTAGGGGAAGGCTTCTCTGAACCACCATGTTCCTGTCCCCCCAACtccacaactcagccttatcccaattaaatgagTGTCAACTACATGGACCCTTGCCCACTGATAAGTTCTATCCAAGGTCGTACTTGAAATAATAAAGCCTAAGCTATGAGGTTGTATAATCCACGTTAAATGGGTTagccagtttttttttttccaatgccAGCAGCTGACCTGACGCACCAACTTTCCTTTATCCGGGCTTGGGACCAGTAGCAAACACTGGcagcggtttttttttttttttttttgtgaaaaaaaaaaagaagaaagaaaaccccATGTGAGTGCGAGTAGGAAATGCTGTTTGTTTCATAGAAActtttcccaaattaataactgCTGGGCAGATGCATTTGAAAATAGATATTACAACAAAGGCACACTACAGAGTTTCTCAAGTAAATGGAGCATTTATTGTTAAATAAATGGCCTCAATATATGCGGTCACCAAATACCAAAAATCTGACTGATAAAATGGTCCAAACAACATAGATGCCTCCTGTAGGAACAAAATAATCTTGACCATTTAATATTTATGCAAAGATTGATTTTTGAGCTAAAATATTTTTCCAGGTAGATCAATAGATGGACAGTCTTGATCATATGCACACTCTATTGATGCATGCATATGACACTATTAGCCAAACTGAGAATTAAAACATATCAGGAAAATATTGATCAATCTAAGAGAGCAAGGACTTTCCCAACACACAGCTAAATGAGGAACTTTTTCAACATACCTGTGCCCCCACCAGTATGGCCAGGCTCCCTGCAAAAGAACCTCACACAATAAGTAAAACAGGGAAAACTATTTTCTTCGaaatagcaataataataataataatagtaataatatgaAACTGGTAACTTTGGCCAATTATACAGATGAACAGGGAAACACAGCCAAAATTACATAGAAATGTTGAAGATCAAATCTGACTGGTCATAATATTGTCCTGGGAAATATACTGAGGGGAATTCCCTGATACACTgggtcatgactcatgaccCATGACCCATTACCCCTTCACTCGTGTGCTTATAACAGGAAGACCTCAATATTAGCTATGAAAAAAAACCCCCACTGGGACTGCCTTCTGTTTCAGGTTAGTTTTTCATCACAATTTGAAATGCACCTAATTCTTATAATTGCCAAGGGAGGTCAGTTCCGTATCAATTATGATTTTCTGCCCATGATAAAGAGAAGCAGCCTCTTGactaaaaaaaagtaaataaaaacaaaaatatcatgCTGACTCTAGATGTGTTGTCCACTAAAAAAGGAAGTGGTTGGGGGTTCAGAGCAAAGATTTGTTCAAACTTACTGTGCAGACTGTTGACGACCAAGCTGGGAGAGAAGTGATTGCTGCAAAGACAAAACTTGCTgcaggaaataaaaaattacatgtatcACTAAACAGCATATGCAACTCAAGAACCCCAGCTGCAAAAGCTTATGCTGAGACTACCACTAAATTAAAAACTGCAGCAATCTAACCCAATGTTGGCCAATGTCAACTCGGaaaatgtaaaagttcaacagTTGCATTTAAACCAAAGGCACCACGAACACGTGGACACATAAACAGGGAGGGAAGGAGAGGTTGCATATCATTCTCTTGAACTGATGCTACCTGCATTGTCTCAGGAGAAGTCAACTGACGAAGAAATTCTGGGTTCTGCATCATTTCTCGTAATTGAGAATTGGAATCAAGCATGCCACGCAGTTGCGGATTGAGACCAAGAATCTAATAATAGTTGAGCAATAGGGTTAGAAATAACAAACATCATCCAAGCAATAGAAACCTCATCATAAAGAAAACAAGATAGTTGACAACTACCTGGTTCATGTACTGGGGGTTAGAGAGAAGGCTTTGCATCATCTGTGAAACAGCAGGATTCTGTACGAGTTGATTCAATTGAGAGGGATCCTGCATGCCACCAAACATACGTTCCATCTCTGGGAGACCAAGCCCACCTAAGCCAGCAAGTCCAGGTCCCCTTCCATCCCCAGCAGGATTTGACCTAGTAGTGGTGTTTGTCTGTGCACTTCCTCCTGCAAGATTAGCATTTAATTGACAAATGAGGTTTGATTTCAGAGCAACCGCAACTAGagataaaagattttttttccccaactTTAGGTTCCATCTCATGTCGAAGGTTCAAGCACCACAAACAAGAGCTCAATAAGAGTATTTTCTTTAGTACTCGTTGAAATATGCAGAGAACAATGTTACATCAGGTTAATTTTCCTGAATACAAGCAGGAGGGGTTTATTCAGTTATATGTCTGCAAATGCTAAATTGAATACCAACTTCATGATATTATAAAATGCAATAGCTGAAATGTTAAACATCCAGAAATTCCTCAGCATAAGGAATTCCACCAACATTAAGAACTTGGTCCTCTTTTATCATCTGCCCCAGTATCGCTTTTTTTATATTTCCTTCTCTCCAACAAATACTTGTAAGTGCAGTGGGTGCGCCAAGTGATCCATCATGAGAATCATGAGATACATACGAAAGACCAGACACTTACCACCGGTGCTCCACGGATTGGGAAGCGGGTTTATATTTGGTGCAGGAGAACCAGCTGTTGTTTCAGAACCAGCGGTCGTAGAGTTAGTTGACGGGTCTCTAGCCTGGCCAGCACCTCGGTCCGCCAAAAGGGCTGCAAATGGGTTTGAGCCCAAATCATTTCCAGTGTTTCCAGCCATGGTAGTTGCATTCAGAAATGGTTCCTGAACAGTTTCATACATGCGCCTGAGCATGTTGAATCCTTCAGGAGAAGATTCAATGTTGCTCATTGCTCTGTCAGTGTTCCGCATCATCTCCCGCATGAGTTCAGGGTTTCTTGCAGCTTCCAATGTCTGTCGAAGAGTGCTTGGATCATTTAGGATGTGGGCAAGGTCAGGATTCCGATCAATAATTTCACGCATTTGAGGATTGCTCATAATCAAATTGCGCATTAGATCAGGGTTATTCATTAGGTTCTGAATAACAGGCATGTTCATTATTTCCCTCATCATGTTTGGATTCTGAGTCAGTTGTTGCTGCACTTGTTCAAATTCAGGAAGTCCAGTTCCAAATAAACCAGATACCTCACTGCCACCCAGCCCATTGATACCAAGTCCAGGAAAAAGAGATGCACCAAGACCACCTCCAACGCCTGCACTTTCATTGGAACCAATACTAGGAGTGGTGTTTGGACCTCCTCCTACATTGGCTGTACCAGTGGTATTGGTTGATGAAGCTGGTGCAAAACCACGAACCATGTGAACAGTGTGATCTCCCTGCAAACCTACCAAAAAGGGCAAAAATTTTAGAAACCAGATAATGATTAGCTTGTCTCATCCACAATATCCAATACAAACAAGACAACCCATAAATTCAAGAGGTTCTCCCCTTTTCCGGTGATTGGCAGTGTACgagaaaaatattttaagggGTTGGAGGGAAAGCCAGAAAAAAGATTTGCGAGGTTCTCTGAACACCCACCACCCACCCAAAgctgcagagagagagagagagagagagagggaagaacTCCTGCCACCACGCACAAAAGACAACAATAACTACCTACCTCAAAAGAAAGACCCAGAAAAAGAACAGAAGGTCACTTTGTTGGCCACCCAATATCTCAAAAACCTCTACTTGGAAATTTGTGTGTGTGGCAGGCAAGTTTTGAAGGATGCAAGGCAGTAATTTCTGAAAGATGCAACCCTATTACTGCAGGGTCTCAACAGCCAAGACTCAATGATTAACATCAGATGGCAAGTCCAACTTAAGCTAACTGCAAATGTTCAGATAAAAGAGAGAATAATGAAATGACTCCCCAATAGATGACAAACTGATTGCAAGTCACTCTCATAAAAGAACAGGCTGTTGCAGATGCAGTATACGCTCAATGAGGTGGTCCCCTAAAAAGTAATTGTAGTCATGATGTAGGACAACCACAAGATATACCACATTTAATATAGAATGAGGGTTCCATGACAATAGTCACTTTCAAAGAAGATTATAATTAACTAAACAACATGCCTAACCAAGCAGTTGactataagaaaataaaggaaacagTTGCCACTAGTTGCAGAAAAGTATAGTGTCCTAGAAGCACAAGTAATGCAGTATTGGTCCAAAATTAGTCTTATTTTGCTAGTAGATGGTTATCGGCTTTTGTTTTTAAGTTTTCATTTGTAATGGCCTAATGATAAGGCCCAAAATTTAGTTCTACAGAGGGTATATGAGATTACTGTCTTAAGTGTTTTATTTGGATTAAAATACTTATTAACCAGATAGAGTTCTGCTTTGAGTCAACGTAATGCGAATCTAACCGGTGTTAGTATTCAAGTCCATTAGGTTACTTGGTCGTCTTTTAATTCTATTGGAATTTGTTTGAAGTTTGCTCAGACactactttttagtttttatactAGGATGTAACCCCACATCAATTTACACAGTTGATTTTATTTGTGGAAGTGCGTAATCTGTGGATCTTCTCCCATatccctcttttctctttttttatttttttattttttctaaattacCGTTCATGTGAAGTGTTCAGAGTCTCAAAACAGCCCTCATATCTTCTttatcctctccttcttccccACTGCAAGTTGCTGCTGCTGTAATCAACAACCTAACAACCCTTTTCAACCAAAGTTTACCAGGAAAATATTTCAAACCTGGGACTGTGCAGCAGCCTTATCTAGAATTGTGTTGGTGGCTGCATCAGGGATTTgaaattggattggattggatcggtCGATTCGGGCCGATATGGATTGGAATAGGCCAAAGCTGATGCCGATCTGGCTGATCCGATCCTTGTATGGAAACTAGGGTCACTTTATCTACTCACCGATTCCGATCCAGATCCCGATTCTGTGTTTTAAAACCTGGGCTACATCAACAAGGGGTGCTAAAAATAGGGTTAGGATTTAACGGAAATGAGGGTAAATGAATAAAACAAGTGAGGTCTAACAGAATAATGACTTTGGAGAACTTTAAAGGCTGGGATGGATTCTTTCCTGGGAATAGAAATTACagaaaaaactttctccaagGCTAGGGTAGAcgtggttgtgaagaggattgttttgatgatgaaaaaaaaaaattggtcaaaGATAGAAATCTGATTATTAAGTTTGAAGAGGTAcagaagcaaaacaaaaaaatatagtagaagagaagagacaAAGTACCAAAGAACCAACTTGGATTTGAAAGAATTGACCTCCAAAGAGGATCATTGAATCCATAGAATAATAGCACAAAGCTGGCAATAACAGTCATGTCTCTCACTGATTATTTCATGTACGGCACTTCCAGAAACTAGAAAGATAAAACAGCTTAAACCAAACCCAAAGAGCAATAAACCCTAAAAGCCCATCAAGCCCAAAAAGAAATTACGCCCAAGGTCTCCATAAGACAGTTACAAGTAACCACAACAATGCATTGCACCAGATAACTAGTTTTGAGCATATTATTTTTCCTAACCTACTAGACAGATAACTGTTTTAACTCCTCGTCGTATAGTACTCATTAAGCTTACCTAATAAAATAAATCTCAATAACGAAAGTATCCAACATGCACCTCACCCATCAAAAACTCTAAAAATACTGTTGCAACTTAGGAGGAAGTCTTCAGTATAATTTGTTCAGCATCAAGTTGTAACACCCAAATTATACCAAAAACTTAGAGGGCATTAGATACCAGCATTTCATCTGTTCATCCCACAAAACAGGGCAACAAAAACAATTCAAAGAGAAATT includes the following:
- the LOC122074073 gene encoding ubiquitin domain-containing protein DSK2a-like isoform X2; translation: MGGGSDSGEGNGSKVGTDVTVHIRCSNGSRYSVQTSLESTVGTFKALLAQNCDIPVEQQRLIYKGRILKDDQTLESYGLQGDHTVHMVRGFAPASSTNTTGTANVGGGPNTTPSIGSNESAGVGGGLGASLFPGLGINGLGGSEVSGLFGTGLPEFEQVQQQLTQNPNMMREIMNMPVIQNLMNNPDLMRNLIMSNPQMREIIDRNPDLAHILNDPSTLRQTLEAARNPELMREMMRNTDRAMSNIESSPEGFNMLRRMYETVQEPFLNATTMAGNTGNDLGSNPFAALLADRGAGQARDPSTNSTTAGSETTAGSPAPNINPLPNPWSTGGGSAQTNTTTRSNPAGDGRGPGLAGLGGLGLPEMERMFGGMQDPSQLNQLVQNPAVSQMMQSLLSNPQYMNQILGLNPQLRGMLDSNSQLREMMQNPEFLRQLTSPETMQQVLSLQQSLLSQLGRQQSAQEPGHTGGGTGTPNNMGIGTLVVHRSLPLLIY
- the LOC122074073 gene encoding ubiquitin domain-containing protein DSK2a-like isoform X1; this translates as MGGGSDSGEGNGSKVGTDVTVHIRCSNGSRYSVQTSLESTVGTFKALLAQNCDIPVEQQRLIYKGRILKDDQTLESYGLQGDHTVHMVRGFAPASSTNTTGTANVGGGPNTTPSIGSNESAGVGGGLGASLFPGLGINGLGGSEVSGLFGTGLPEFEQVQQQLTQNPNMMREIMNMPVIQNLMNNPDLMRNLIMSNPQMREIIDRNPDLAHILNDPSTLRQTLEAARNPELMREMMRNTDRAMSNIESSPEGFNMLRRMYETVQEPFLNATTMAGNTGNDLGSNPFAALLADRGAGQARDPSTNSTTAGSETTAGSPAPNINPLPNPWSTGGGSAQTNTTTRSNPAGDGRGPGLAGLGGLGLPEMERMFGGMQDPSQLNQLVQNPAVSQMMQSLLSNPQYMNQILGLNPQLRGMLDSNSQLREMMQNPEFLRQLTSPETMQQVLSLQQSLLSQLGRQQSAQEPGHTGGGTGTPNNMGLDLLMNMFGGLGAGSLSASNTSNVPPEQLYATQLSQLQEMGFFDTQENIRALSATAGNVHAAVERLLGNPGQ